In Haemophilus parainfluenzae, the sequence CAAGAAATCCGTGTCAGAAATTGAAAAATTATTCCAACCAAGTGCATTTTTTATTTAAATAACAGTTTACTTTTTAATCTGAAAACCTATAATACGCACTCTTTTAATTTTTTAAACCAACACAAAAGGAAATTTTATGAGCTTTCTTAAAGAATTCCGCGAATTCGCAATGCGCGGCAACGTAGTAGATATGGCAGTCGGTGTGATCATCGGTGGTGCTTTTGGTAAAATCGTAAGTTCACTTGTAGGTGACGTAGTAATGCCTGTATTAGGTATTTTAACTGGCGGCGTAGATTTCAAAGATTTGAAAATCACGTTAGCACAAGCGGTAGGTGACACTCCAGCAGTAACATTAAACTACGGTGTATTTATTCAAAACGTCTTTGATTTCATCATCATTGCATTCGCAATCTTCATGATGATCAAAGGTATCAACAAAGTGAAAAAACCAGTAGAAGAAGTAAAAGGTCCTTCACAAGAAGAATTACTTACTGAAATTCGCGATTTATTAAAAAAATAATAAGAATTTAATTTAAATAAAAAAAGGTTGGTATTTTACCAACCTTTTCTTTTATCTGAAATTTAAGCTTTGAGTAATAATGCGACAGCCTCGCAAGCTATACCTTCACTTCTACCGGTAAAGCCAAGTTTTTCTGTTGTGGTTGCTTTCACGTTTACTTGCTCAATATCGCACTGTAAATCTTCCGCAATCTTCGCTCGCATTGCATCGATATGAGGACGCATTTTAGGGGCTTGTGCAATAATGGTTACATCCACATTACCTACTTTATA encodes:
- the mscL gene encoding large-conductance mechanosensitive channel protein MscL; translated protein: MSFLKEFREFAMRGNVVDMAVGVIIGGAFGKIVSSLVGDVVMPVLGILTGGVDFKDLKITLAQAVGDTPAVTLNYGVFIQNVFDFIIIAFAIFMMIKGINKVKKPVEEVKGPSQEELLTEIRDLLKK